In Roseibium algicola, the DNA window TGCAGCAGATCCGCGAACGGTTGAGGACAAGGCATGGCATCGGCCACGTGACGATCGAGGTAACTGAAGGCTCCTGAGTTTCTGAGATTTCTGAGGACACCCTTCCCGATCATTGCCGCTGTTTTGAAGTCCCCAACCGTTTACGCGAGATTATCTCTTGCCGGTTAGCCTGAAGTCAGGATGGCTGGCTATGACAGAAATTCGGCGCAGGACCCGGCACCAACGGCCTGGAACGCCAGAAACGAAAACACTGCACCTCCGGAAGGTGCGGCCACCATTTTCACGTTTTATGCCTGTCTTGCCATTCTCGCCACACTGGCAGCCCTGGGTGGAGCGCTATTTTCCCTAACAGGATCCGGGCAATAAAGTCGGCTTGCCTCACACACAGATTTTGTCCTCGGGATTATTTCCCGTCTTTCTTCGGATTGCGCGGCGATCCACGGGATACCGTCACGGGACCGTTGTCGCCTTGCGCCTCCGGGACTAAAACGAGGAACAAACTGGCAATTGCCGGTCCATCTCCATGAGGAATTCCTGCCTTGGCAGACATGACCCCGAAGATCCTGCGCGGCAGGCTGCTTTCTTTCTCCACCGCCCCCAAAGGGCCGGATGACACGGACGCTTACAGCTATATCGAGGACGGTGCCCTTCTGCTTCGTGGCGGCAAGATTGCTGCTTGCGGCGAGTTTGCGGACGTTGCTGCTTCCGCAGATGAAGGAACGGCCATCATCGATCATCGGCCACATCTGATCCTGCCCGGTTTCATCGACACCCATATCCATTTCCCCCAAGCACAGGTGATTGCGTCCTGGGCGGACCAACTGCTGGACTGGCTGAACGACTATACGTTCCCGGCAGAAATGAAGTTTGCGGACAAGGCTCATGGGGAACGGATCGCCAAGGCCTTTTATGACGCGCTGGTTGCCCACGGCACCACGACGGCCTCCGCCTATTGTTCCAGCCACCCCGCCTCGGTCGACGCCTATTTCGAAGAGGCGGAACGGCGCGGCATGTTGATGCTGGGTGGCAAGACGATGATGGACAGGAACGCGCCTGCCGATCTGTGCGACACCGCTCAAAGCGCCTATGACGACAGCAAGGCTTTGCTGAAAAAATGGAATGGACGCGGACGGGCGCATTATGTCGTCACCCCGCGCTTTGCAATCACGTCGACACCCGGGCAGCTTGAAGCTGCTGGAACACTGTTGAGGGAATATCCGGACTGCCATTTGCAGACCCACATCAACGAAAACCACAACGAAATCGCCTACACGCTCGAACTCTACCCGGAAGCGGCAGACTATCTTGGCGTTTACGAAGGGTTTGGCCTGCTCGGCCGCAAGACCTTGCTCGGTCACTGCATCCATATGAACGACCGGGAACTGGGTGTCATGCGGGAAACCAGCTCCGTTGCCGTTTTCTGTCCGACGTCCAATCTCTTCCTTGGCAGCGGTCTCTTCAACAAGGCCGGGCTGGAGCAGGCTGGCGTTCGCACGGCCATCGCCACCGACGTTGGCGGTGGCACAAACTATTCCATGCTGCGCACGCTCGACGAAGGCTACAAGGTTCTGCAGCTCCAGCGCCAGCGACTCCACCCGCTCGCCTGTTTCCACTGGATAACGCTCGGCAACGCCGAAGCGCTTTCACTGCAAGACAGGATCGGCACACTGGAGCCGGGCACAGATGCAGACCTTGTGGTCCTGAATGCGCGTGCGACCCAACCGATGGCCTTGCGGATGGAAACCGCCGAATCTCTATCGGAAGAGCTTTTCGTGCTGCAAACCCTTGGCGACGATCGTGCTGTCGTTGAAACCTATGCAGCGGGTAAAGCCTTGAAGTCCTGACACCTTGGCCGGGGCACACCTAAATGCCCCGGCTTTTGGCCGCCTCAGCCAGCGTGCCTTGGCCTGAACGGGCGAAACAGCAACAAGCTGAACCCCGCAGCGGCAAACAGGACCAACGCCAGCGCCGTTCCCCGGTAGACAGCGGCAAAACCGAAGTCCTGAATGGGCATTGTCAGGACTAGCGGCGAAACGACCTGGCCCAGAAACATTGCTGTCGTCACGATGCCCGAAACGCTGCCACGCCGTTCTTCCGGTGCGACTTGCAACGCAAGCAGCAGAAACGACGGCTGCACGAGAGAATAACCCGCCCCGACCAGCGCAGCACCGCCGAGGATGAGCGGCCAGACCGCGTCGATAGAAAGAATGGCGAACCCCAGCCCCATCAACACAAAGCCGATGCCGAAAGACGCAGACAGGCCGACAAGGGAGCTGATCCTTTTGTAGGCAATCGCAACCAGGCCTCCGGTCAGTGTCAATGCACCTAGCCCCATTGCCGTTCCAGAAGCGCTATCGATGCCGTTTTCATCCAGATAATACGGCAACTGGCTGGGCATCAGGAAAAAGAACATGACGGTGACCATGGTCAGCAGGCCAACAGCCAGTGCGGGCACAAGCCATCCTTTTTGCGGGGCAAGGTCTGCATTTTCGGCTGTGCTGGCCGCACTCTCGCGCCGAGTGTTTCTTTCCTGTTGCAGGATCGGCAGCAACAGCGGCACCAGCAGAACAGGCAACATATAGACCAGGAACGGCAAACGTGGAGACAGGCCTGCAAGCCAACCGGCAAAGCCGATGAACAGGAAGCCACTGAAATTGATCGCCGCCGTCTGCCATCCCATGAAGGCACTTCGGCGCTGACCGGAAAACAGGTCCCCAACCAGCGCAACTTGCGCAGTCATCGTCATGGCGACCGCAACACCCAGCAAAAGACGGCTCACCAGGATCGACTGCAGGTCCGGCAGGTAGGCTCCAGCGCTGCCGGCAAAGGCAAAAAGAAGAACGCCAGCCAGCAGCAGCGGACCTCTTCCGAACCTGTCTGCCGCCAGCCCGGCGAACGGTGCGATCAGAACAACGGACAGCGACGGCGCCGCGACCAGGAAGCGGGTCAGATAGGCCGCCGCGGGTTCATCCGGAAAGCTTGCCTCGAGCGCCGGAAGCGCCGGGCTGATGGTCGCATTTGCCATGATTTTCAAGGTTGCCGTCATCAGCAGCGCGATTGCTGCTGTTTCCAGCCAGAGCGGTCGACCTGTTGATCGAGGTTGAGAAGACATAGTGGTTTTTCCTTGCCTTTTGAAAGCCAGGAGCACAGCCTACAAATTCAAGTCGACTTGAGGTCAATAGATGAAATTAATGGATATTTCCGAAGTATCGAAGCAAACGGGCATCGCTGCATCGGCCATTCGCCACTACGAGGAAAAGGGTTTGATCACGTCCGTCGGCCGCCGGGGGCTGAAGCGCCTGTTCGGACCGGAGGTACTGGACCAGCTTGCCCTGATCACGCTTGGCAAGACGGGTGGCTTTTCGCTGGAAGAGATCAAGTCAATGTTCGGCTCCGACGGCCGCCCTGCCCTCTCACGGCCCGGTCTTCACATGAGAGCAGATGAACTCGACAGACAAATCCACACGCTGGAAGCACTTCGCGACATGATCCGTCACGTCGCCGACTGTCCTGCACCGTCACACATGGAATGCCCGAAGTTCCAGCAACTGATCCGTATCAGTGGTCGAAGAAGCCGAAGTGAGCGCGTCACACAGAAGTTGCCTCCGGTCAAACCGGGTCGAATGTGATTGCCCAGCTACCTTCTTGAAAAGAACAGAATGACCTGACGCGCCTGACGCTGAAAGAGCCCCGGTTCTCTCGGTTTCTCATGATGCTCCTCGACGGAGCGAATGACACCACGCACGATGAGGATGGCAGCGACACCGAACAAGACGCCTCCGGCTGCCTGACCGATCAGGACACCAGGCGCCCCATACAGCGCTCCCCCGATCCAGACGAAGGGAATCGTGCCGACCGTGTGCCGTCCCCAGTTGAGCATGGTTGAATAGAAAGGCCGGCCTAGATTGTTGAAGCAGGCGTTCGCAACAAAGATGGCGCCGTTGAAAAAGAAGGCCAGCGCCAAGGGACCGCAGAAAAGGAAAATCAGGGTCAGGGCAACGCCTTCGGCCTCGAACAGATGCGCGATCGGTTCACGAAGCATGAACAGGACCAACGCGGCCAGGCCGACCACAAGTGCCGTAAACAGAAGCGCTTCGCGCAGCGTGTCACGCACCCGGTCGAACCGTCCCGCCCCATAGTTCTGCCCTACGATGGGGCCCACGGCTCCGGACAGCGCAAAGATGGTTGCAAAGGCCAGAGGCGACATTCTCGCGACAACCGCCATGCCTGCGACGGCCTCTTCACCGAATTCGGCCATTGACCGGGTTACCCAGGCCTGCCCCACCGGTGTTGCGAGTTGGGTGAGAATTGCTGGACAGGCAATCGCGGCAATTGGCGACATGTCCCTGAAAAGAGCCTTCGAGCGCGGCAATGTCAGGCCGCCGTGGTAGCGGAAGATCGGTACCAGCGCGAATACGGCAATGGCGACGCGGGATGCTGCGCTGGCTATTGCTGCCCCTGTCAGTTCCAGGTCGAAGCCGAAAATCAAAATCGGATCAAGCACTGCATTCACCAGCCCGCCGACAATGGTCGACATCATCGCCCACCGGGCATCGCCATGCGCTCTCAGCACGGCTCCGCCTGCCATGCCGAGCAATAAAAGAGGCAACGTCGGAACGATGATTGCCAGGTAATGAACCGCGAGATCATGGGTCTGACCTGTAGCGCCGATCAACGTGACAAGCGGCCCGAGAGAAACCCAGACGGCCAGTGCAAAGACAGCGCTGAAAAGGAAACCCGCCGTAAGAGCGTTGGAAGCCTGTTGCCGTGCCTCCTCTTTGTCCCCTGCCCCCAGTGCCCTGGCCACCAGCGCACCGGCGGCAATGGCAACACCAATGTTGAACGAGGTGGTGAAGAAAAGGATCGCACCGGCATATCCGACTGCCGCCGCCAGTTCCGCCTTGCCCAACATGGAAATGAAGATCATGTCGACAAAATCGACAGCAAAGATCGCCATCAGACCGATAGACGCGGTCAGGGACATCACGGTCACATGGCGAAACAGACTTCCAGACAGAAATTTTGCCTGGGTTGCAGATGCCTGATCTTTCACATTCGAACTCAGCGGATTGTCCTCCTCACGGGTGGCTGCAAACGTGCCAAAGCCATAGCAGGCATTGATGCCAACAAAAAACCCGCCGGATCGCTCCGGCGGGTTTTTCGAACTGGTAACTTCCAGATCCAGCGATTAACGCTTGGAGAACTGGAACGACCGGCGTGCCTTGCGCTTACCGAACTTCTTACGTTCGACAACGCGGCTGTCGCGGGTCAGGAAGCCGTTCTTCTTCAGAACCGCACGCAGTTCCGGCTCATAGTGGGTCAGAGCCTTGGACAGGCCGTGACGCACAGCGCCAGCCTGACCGGACAGACCACCACCGGTAACCGTTGCGATAACGTCGTACTGGCCTGCACGGTCGGTCAGCATGATCGGCTGCTGAAGGATCATCTGAAGAACCGGGCGAGCGAAATACTCGGTGTAGTCCTTCTTGTTGATCACGATCTTGCCGGTGCCCGGCTTGATCCAGACGCGGGCAATAGCGTCTTTACGCTTGCCGGTTGCATATGCACGGCCATTGGCGTCCAGCTTCTGGACATGGACCGGAGCTTCGGGGGCAGCGGTTTCGACCGCACCGCCCAGTTCTTCCAGGGATTGCAGCTCAGCCATCGTTAAGCCCTCTTGCCGTCATTCTTTGCGTTGAGGCCCTTAACGTCGACGAGTTCCGGCGACTGAGCTTCATGCGGGTGGGTCGGACCAGCGTAGACCTTGAGGTTCTTCAGCTGCTTGTTGGACAGAGGACCGCCCGGCATCATGCGCTGAACGGCTTTTTCCAGAACGCGCTCCGGGAAACGACCTTCGAGGATTGCACGTGCTGTGCGCTCCTTGATGCCGCCCGGGTGACCGGTGTGCCAGTAGTACTTCTTGTTGTCGTACTTGCGGCCGGTGAACACAACCTTGTCGGCATTGATGACGATGACGTTGTCACCGGTGTCAATGTGAGGCGTGAAGGTCGGCAGATGCTTGCCACGCAGGTGATTGGCGATGAATGCGGCGAGACGGCCGACAACCATTCCTTCTGCGTCGATCAAGATCCACTTTTTCTCGACCTCAGCCGGCTTGGCAGAGAAGGTCTTCATGAGATTGATCCGTACTGGTCGGTTAAAGAAAAGGCCCGCGCGGCCTGTAACAAGCCAGCGAACGGACCGAAATTTCGTTCGGGGGCGCTTATACGCTCACGCAGAATAAGCGTCAAGCACGATATTTTCACCACTCCTCTTATTTCCTTATATTTTTCAATAACTTAAAAAAACGGTATTATAATACCGCAAATTAGAACCCATAAATTCGTGCCAAACCTGGCCAAGGTGCTGATCATCCAGACAACGGTGATGCTTGCATTCCCCGTATCAGCCAATGTCTATCGCCCCAACAAGATCAGGAAAAATGGCCAAAAGCTTCCCGATCTAAAAAGATTCGATCAGTTGGCCGGCACAATGAACCGGGCCTCCATTTCAGCAGTCCCGAAGGAGAAACTCGTAATGCCGTAAGGCGCAGCAGGCAATCAGCCTGACATCGAGGCCGCCAGTCCGGATACTATCAGCGGGGAGGAACGGAATAGGTCGCCGTGGCATGAGCCACGAGTTCTTCCTGTCCCTCACCAGCAATTTCGCAATCGACAACGGCAAGACGCTTGCCGAGTTTCAACAGGCGGCACGTGGCGAGAAGATCTCCCGCCTCAGGTTTCCGCAGAAAGTTGATGTTGAGATTTGTGGTCACGGCAAGCGCAACCGGGCCAATATGAGCCAGGATCACGACGTAAGCGGCCAGGTCGGCAAGCGCCATCATGGAAGGACCGGAGACTGTGCCCCCCGGGCGCAGGTGCAGCTCGTTGGCGGAAAGGCGCAGGACCGCTTTCCCGGGTGAGACGCTGTCGATCGCATAAACACGACCACCTGCATGGATTTGCGGAAATTCCTTGTCCAGCATTTCCATGATTTCGGTCTCAGTCATAACCGGTGTCATGTAGCCTCCCCTACCACTTTCTTTTTCAATCCATAATCTGATTTCATCTTACGTTCACGTCAATTCGTTTCTTGGGCAAAAGCGGATCCAGACACACAAGGGCCTCACTTCAGTCCTCTGTCAGGTTTTCGTTTTTGAATAGTGAGGGTCTTCAATTGATCAGACTGATTGCAGCCTTGTGCAAAGTATTTTCCGCTCGCAGCCTTCGCCCCTTGCCGCCGCTTGTTGTGGCTGCCTCGATAATGACGTTCCCCGGCATCGCCGTGGCCGACGTCAAACATTACCTCTACACCAGTACAGGTGCGTTTTCCGAGACACGTGAGCTATTGCACAATCCAGCGATTTCCGGCGTTCAGATCCTCTACAACTGGCGAATGCTGGAACCGGAAAAAGGTCGTTATGACTTTTCCGCAATCGAGCGGGACCTCGCTGTAGCCCAAAAAATCGACAAGGCGTTTTTTCTCCAACTTCAGGACCGCTTCTTCTGGGAAGGTGCTCGCTTTGTGCCGGACTATTTGCTGAAGGATCCGCTCTATGCAGGCGGCCTTGCCCGGCAGGTGGACGACAGTGAAGCCGAAACCCCGACACCAGAAGGCTGGGTAGCCGTTCAATGGAACGACTCGGTTCGCTCCCGTTACCAGGCTCTATTGATCGCTCTGGCAGACCAGTTCGATGGCCGCATCGAAGGCCTCAATCTGCCGGAAAGCTCGATCGACGTTGACAGACGTAAGGACGAGACGGGCTTCAGTTGCGACGCCTATTTCAACGCGACATTGGAAAACATGGTCCATGCGCGCAATGCGTTCCAGGCGTCCCAAGTCGTTCAATACGTCAACTTCTGGCCATGCGAGTGGGAAAACAGTGAAGGCTACATGCAGCGCAGTTTCGAAAAAGCAGCCGAACTCGGAATCGGTCTGGGCGGTCCCGATATCGTTCCGCACCGAAAGGCACAGATGAAGAATTCCTACCCCTTCTTTCACCGGTACCGGGACAAATTGCCGGTCATCGCGATGGCGATCCAGGAGCCCACTTTGGAGTACATCAATCCGGAAACGGGCAAGACCTTTACCCGTTCCGAATTTATCAAGTTTGCCACCGACTATCTTGGCGTTGACATCATCTTCTGGAGTGCGTCAGCCCCTTGGCTGCAATAAGCCCGCCCCGCACGAAGCGGGCTATCGCAGGTCGGAGGCCCTATTCTGCTGGCTGTGTCTTTTCGGCGCGGCGTTTTTCGATGGCGTAAATTCCCCGATCCCAAAGCCAGACCGCCAGTCTGCCCAGGCCAATACCGGTTCTCATCTGAAACTCCTCGAAGTGAAACCGGCTGGCTCTCAAGCCTTTCAGCACGAGGCTGTTCTTCAGTGTCTTGCGAAGGGGCGCAGGCCCGCAAAAGAAAACGTGGGCATTGCGTAGATCGCCCTTCAGGTCTTCGACAATCCGTTCGGGCGTCAGCCTGACGCCTTCAAGCGAATTGACGATCATCAGCTCAAGCTTGCCGGTTTCTTCGGCCAAATGCTGAAGGTCAGCCACATATGGAATGTCGCCACGCTCGCGCACACAATAGTAGAGCTTTATCGGCCCGCTCTCCCGGTGTTTCAGCGTCTGCGCAAACGCAAGGAAGGGTGTTATTCCGACACCGGCGGCAATCCAGACTTGAGGATCCCGTCCAGACGGCATCGAGAAATTGCCATAAGGACCGGAAACCGTAGCCTCCATACCTACCTTCAGCTCGCGGTACAGGCGGCTGGTGTAGTCGCCGAGATCCTTTATCGTGAAACGCAGCGACCTGTCATCGCGTGGCGCGGCGCTGAGTGTAAACGGATGTTCCTCCGTCAAGCCTCCTCCCATTACCGAAAGGAAGGCGAACTGTCCGGCCACATGTTTCAGCCCTCGCCCCCTAGGCTCCAGGAGCACTTCCGTCAGGCCATTGATGTGACGAACGGAGGCAACCTTGTAGGCGTGGCCACGTGGTGCCAACGGCCGCAGAACAGACATCCAGACATAGGAAACAAGGCCGAGTATACAGAACGCAGAAACGTAAAGCCCGAGCGGGTCTGCGTTCGCAAACGGCTTTTCAATGAAGAAGTAATGGAATGCTCCCATGAAAAAGAAGACGCCGATCAGCCGGTGGCTCCACTTCCACAAGTGGTAGGGAATGAAGGTGATGACGGATGCCAGCACCAGGATCAGAAGACCGTAAAGGCTAACCTCACCTATGTCTTCAGCAGCGTCGGCCAGCGGCCCACCACGCAAACCGTCCATATCCGCATCAATGATGTCGTGCAGTCCCAGGCCCACCATCGCGATAATACCGAGCCATTTGTGCAAAACGTAGATCCGGTCGAGCGGCCCGAACACCAATTCCAGCCCCGGTACGCGCGTCGCCAGGAATTGGTTGATGCCCATCACGATCAATGCAGCGGTTCCAAGATACTGGCTGAAAAGCGCCACCGGATCTCGCGATGCAGCCAACGGGGCGAACCAGAAAAGAGGGATCAGGGCAGCCAGAGCAATCAGTGCAAGTCCAACAGGGCGCAAAACATGTGTCCGTTTCTGGCTTCAGGCTCGAAGCGGTTCCGTTAGCTTGCGGATCGGACGGCGCGCAGTTCCTGCTCATGCAGCATCGCGACTTGCCGACCTTCCGCAAAACGATCGGGATGCGTTAGAGGGCTTACGTGACAGCTGCAACACTGTTGCAGGACTATCGACGAAAAAAGGCGCCTATTGGCGCCTTTTTAAAACCCTGACTTGTGGCTTGAGCGCAAGATCTAGCTGCGCCTGCGCCCTCTGCGTCGGCCGGAGCCCGAACCGTCGTTTTCTGCGCGGGCGGCATCAGCTTCCTTGTTCGGAGGCGAAACAAGCGGACCGATTTCGGCAATCACCTCGTTCAGCGTCGGCCGGGCACCCGCCTGGTGGGCATCCAAGGCTGCGCGCATTGCAGCCAGATGGATCGGCGACGTGCCGCAGCAGCCACCGACAATACGCGCACCTGCATCAAGGGCCATATGTGCGTATTTTGCCATCAGCTCCGGCGTTCCGGTGTAGACCACTTCATCGCCCTTGATCTGAGGGATGCCGCAGTTGGCTTTCGCCACGATTATCGCATCAGGATAGGCTTCGGTGATGTCCATGATCGCTGCCAACAGATCCGACGCACCGACACCGCAATTGGACCCGATCGCGACGGGCGTGCAGGCAAACTGGC includes these proteins:
- the guaD gene encoding guanine deaminase, translating into MTPKILRGRLLSFSTAPKGPDDTDAYSYIEDGALLLRGGKIAACGEFADVAASADEGTAIIDHRPHLILPGFIDTHIHFPQAQVIASWADQLLDWLNDYTFPAEMKFADKAHGERIAKAFYDALVAHGTTTASAYCSSHPASVDAYFEEAERRGMLMLGGKTMMDRNAPADLCDTAQSAYDDSKALLKKWNGRGRAHYVVTPRFAITSTPGQLEAAGTLLREYPDCHLQTHINENHNEIAYTLELYPEAADYLGVYEGFGLLGRKTLLGHCIHMNDRELGVMRETSSVAVFCPTSNLFLGSGLFNKAGLEQAGVRTAIATDVGGGTNYSMLRTLDEGYKVLQLQRQRLHPLACFHWITLGNAEALSLQDRIGTLEPGTDADLVVLNARATQPMALRMETAESLSEELFVLQTLGDDRAVVETYAAGKALKS
- a CDS encoding MFS transporter; its protein translation is MSSQPRSTGRPLWLETAAIALLMTATLKIMANATISPALPALEASFPDEPAAAYLTRFLVAAPSLSVVLIAPFAGLAADRFGRGPLLLAGVLLFAFAGSAGAYLPDLQSILVSRLLLGVAVAMTMTAQVALVGDLFSGQRRSAFMGWQTAAINFSGFLFIGFAGWLAGLSPRLPFLVYMLPVLLVPLLLPILQQERNTRRESAASTAENADLAPQKGWLVPALAVGLLTMVTVMFFFLMPSQLPYYLDENGIDSASGTAMGLGALTLTGGLVAIAYKRISSLVGLSASFGIGFVLMGLGFAILSIDAVWPLILGGAALVGAGYSLVQPSFLLLALQVAPEERRGSVSGIVTTAMFLGQVVSPLVLTMPIQDFGFAAVYRGTALALVLFAAAGFSLLLFRPFRPRHAG
- a CDS encoding helix-turn-helix domain-containing protein — encoded protein: MKLMDISEVSKQTGIAASAIRHYEEKGLITSVGRRGLKRLFGPEVLDQLALITLGKTGGFSLEEIKSMFGSDGRPALSRPGLHMRADELDRQIHTLEALRDMIRHVADCPAPSHMECPKFQQLIRISGRRSRSERVTQKLPPVKPGRM
- a CDS encoding MATE family efflux transporter, whose translation is MKDQASATQAKFLSGSLFRHVTVMSLTASIGLMAIFAVDFVDMIFISMLGKAELAAAVGYAGAILFFTTSFNIGVAIAAGALVARALGAGDKEEARQQASNALTAGFLFSAVFALAVWVSLGPLVTLIGATGQTHDLAVHYLAIIVPTLPLLLLGMAGGAVLRAHGDARWAMMSTIVGGLVNAVLDPILIFGFDLELTGAAIASAASRVAIAVFALVPIFRYHGGLTLPRSKALFRDMSPIAAIACPAILTQLATPVGQAWVTRSMAEFGEEAVAGMAVVARMSPLAFATIFALSGAVGPIVGQNYGAGRFDRVRDTLREALLFTALVVGLAALVLFMLREPIAHLFEAEGVALTLIFLFCGPLALAFFFNGAIFVANACFNNLGRPFYSTMLNWGRHTVGTIPFVWIGGALYGAPGVLIGQAAGGVLFGVAAILIVRGVIRSVEEHHEKPREPGLFQRQARQVILFFSRR
- the rpsI gene encoding 30S ribosomal protein S9, translating into MAELQSLEELGGAVETAAPEAPVHVQKLDANGRAYATGKRKDAIARVWIKPGTGKIVINKKDYTEYFARPVLQMILQQPIMLTDRAGQYDVIATVTGGGLSGQAGAVRHGLSKALTHYEPELRAVLKKNGFLTRDSRVVERKKFGKRKARRSFQFSKR
- the rplM gene encoding 50S ribosomal protein L13; its protein translation is MKTFSAKPAEVEKKWILIDAEGMVVGRLAAFIANHLRGKHLPTFTPHIDTGDNVIVINADKVVFTGRKYDNKKYYWHTGHPGGIKERTARAILEGRFPERVLEKAVQRMMPGGPLSNKQLKNLKVYAGPTHPHEAQSPELVDVKGLNAKNDGKRA
- a CDS encoding PaaI family thioesterase, with the translated sequence MTPVMTETEIMEMLDKEFPQIHAGGRVYAIDSVSPGKAVLRLSANELHLRPGGTVSGPSMMALADLAAYVVILAHIGPVALAVTTNLNINFLRKPEAGDLLATCRLLKLGKRLAVVDCEIAGEGQEELVAHATATYSVPPR
- a CDS encoding ferredoxin reductase family protein translates to MRPVGLALIALAALIPLFWFAPLAASRDPVALFSQYLGTAALIVMGINQFLATRVPGLELVFGPLDRIYVLHKWLGIIAMVGLGLHDIIDADMDGLRGGPLADAAEDIGEVSLYGLLILVLASVITFIPYHLWKWSHRLIGVFFFMGAFHYFFIEKPFANADPLGLYVSAFCILGLVSYVWMSVLRPLAPRGHAYKVASVRHINGLTEVLLEPRGRGLKHVAGQFAFLSVMGGGLTEEHPFTLSAAPRDDRSLRFTIKDLGDYTSRLYRELKVGMEATVSGPYGNFSMPSGRDPQVWIAAGVGITPFLAFAQTLKHRESGPIKLYYCVRERGDIPYVADLQHLAEETGKLELMIVNSLEGVRLTPERIVEDLKGDLRNAHVFFCGPAPLRKTLKNSLVLKGLRASRFHFEEFQMRTGIGLGRLAVWLWDRGIYAIEKRRAEKTQPAE